A region from the Brachyspira hampsonii genome encodes:
- the rpsG gene encoding 30S ribosomal protein S7, with protein MARRRRAQTRKIDADPVYGSVIISKFINKLMYDGKKSKAENIFYKAMDLVKQKTGKEGLEAFNEAIENIKPRVEVKSRRVGGSTYQVPVDVRPDRQNSLAFTWLIDASRKRGGRSMVERLSNEIADAIDGKGQAVAKRDTVHRMAEGNKAFAHFRW; from the coding sequence ATGGCTAGAAGAAGAAGAGCACAAACTAGAAAAATAGATGCTGATCCTGTTTATGGAAGCGTTATTATTAGTAAATTCATAAATAAATTAATGTATGACGGTAAAAAAAGTAAAGCTGAAAATATATTTTATAAAGCTATGGATTTAGTTAAACAAAAAACAGGAAAAGAGGGTTTAGAGGCTTTTAACGAAGCTATTGAAAATATCAAACCTCGTGTAGAAGTAAAATCAAGAAGAGTTGGAGGTTCTACATATCAGGTGCCTGTTGATGTAAGACCAGACAGACAGAATTCTTTAGCGTTTACATGGCTTATAGATGCTTCAAGAAAAAGAGGCGGAAGAAGTATGGTAGAGCGTTTATCAAATGAAATAGCTGATGCTATAGATGGTAAAGGTCAGGCGGTTGCTAAGAGAGATACAGTTCATAGAATGGCTGAAGGTAACAAAGCATTTGCTCACTTCAGGTGGTAG